From Jiangella mangrovi:
CCCAGGATGACGACGGTGCCGCCCGTCATGTACTCGAGCGCGTGGTCGCCGACGCCCTCGACGACGGCGGTGGCGCCGGAGTTGCGGACGCAGAACCGCTCGCCCACCACGCCGCGGACGAACAGCTCGCCGCCGGTGGCGCCGTAGGCGGCGACGTTGCCGGCGATGATGTTCTCTTCGGCCGCGAACGGCGCCGCGCGGTCGGGGCGGACGACGACCCGGCCGCCTGACAGCCCCTTGGCGAGGTAGTCGTTCACGTCGCCCTCGAGCCGCAGCGTGACACCGGCCGGCAGGAACGCGCCGAACGACTGCCCGGCCGAGCCGGTGAACGTGACGTCGATGGTGTCGTCGGGCAGACCCGCGCCGCCGGTGCGCTTCGTGACCTCGTGGCCGAGCATGGTGCCGACCGTGCGGTTGACGTTGCGCACCTCGAGGCGCATCTGCACCGGCTCGCCGTGCTCGAGCGCGTCGGTGGCCAGCGTGATGAGCTGGTTGTCCAGCGCCTTCTCGAGGCCGTGGTCCTGGCCGACGACCTGCCGCCGGGCGGCGCCATCGGGCAGCTCCGGCACGTGCAGGATGGGCGAGAGGTCGAGCCCGGCCGCCTTCCAGTGGCCGACGGCCGCCTCGGTGTCGAGCAGGTCGGCCCGGCCGATGGCCTCGTCGAGACTGCGGAAGCCCAGCTCGGCCAGGTACTCGCGGACCTCTTCGGCGATGTACTCGAAGAAGTTCACGATGAACTCGGGCCGGCCGGTGAACTTCTTGCGCAGCTCGGGGTTCTGCGTCGCGACGCCCACGGGGCAGGTGTCGAGGTGGCAGACCCGCATCATGATGCAGCCCGACACCACCAGCGGCGCCGTCGCGAACCCGTACTCCTCCGCACCCAGCAGCGCCGCGACGACGACGTCGCGGCCGGTCTTGAGCTGGCCGTCGGTCTGCACAACGATGCGGTCGCGCAGGCCGTTGAGCAGCAGCGTCTGCTGCGTCTCGGCCAGGCCCAGCTCCCACGGGCCGCCGGCGTGCTTCAGGCTGGTCAGCGGCGCGGCGCCGGTGCCGCCGTCGTGCCCGGAGATGAGCACGACGTCGGCGTGCGCCTTCGAGACGCCCGCGGCGACCGTGCCGACCCCGACCTCGGCCACCAGCTTCACGTGGATGCGCGCGGCCGGGTTGGCGTTCTTGAGGTCGTGGATGAGCTGCTTGAGGTCCTCGATGGAGTAGATGTCGTGGTGCGGCGGCGGCGAGATGAGGCCGACGCCCGGGGTGGAGTGCCGGGTGCGGGCCACCCACGGGTACACCTTGTGGCCGGGCAGCTGGCCGCCCTCGCCGGGCTTCGCGCCCTGCGCCATCTTGATCTGGATGTCGTCGGCGTTGGAGAGGTAGTCCGACGTCACGCCGAACCGGCCGCTGGCCACCTGCTTGATGGCGCTGCGCCGCTCGGGGTCGTGCAGCCGGTCGGTGTCCTCGCCGCCCTCGCCGGTGTTCGACTTGGCGCCGAGCCGGTTCATGGCGATCGCCAGGGTCTCGTGCGCCTCCTTGCTGATGGAGCCGTACGACATGGCGCCGGTGGAGAAGCGCCGCACGATGGCCGAGACCGGCTCGACCTCGTCGAGCGGGACGGGCGGGCGCTCGCCGGTCCTCAGCGTGAACAGCCCGCGCAGCGTCATGAGCCGCGACGACTGCTCGTTCACCTGCCGGGTGTACTGCTTGAAGACGTCGTAGCGGCCGGCCCGGGTGGAGTGCTGCAGCCGGAAGACCGTCTCGGGGTCGAACAGGTGCGGTTCGCCCTCGCGGCGCCACTGGTACTCGCCGCCGACCTCGAGCTTGCGGTGCCGGGTGGCGCTGCCGCCGCGCGGGTAGGCCCGGGCGTGGCGGCGGCGGACCTCTTCGGCGACGGCGTCGAGGCCGATGCCGCCCAGGCGCGACGTGGTGCCGGTGAAGTGCCGGTCGACGACGTCCTTGGCCAGGCCGACCGCCTCGAAGATCTGCGCGCCGGTGTAGGACGCGACCGTCGAGACGCCCATCTTGCTCATGACCTTCAACACGCCCTTGCCGAGCGCCTTGATGAGGTTGGCGACGGCCTTCTCGGGGCTGACGTCCGGGAGCAGCGTGCCCTGGCGGACGAGGTCCTCGACGCTCTCCATGGCGAGGTACGGGTTGACCGCGCCGGCGCCGTAGCCGATGAGGAGCGCCACGTGGTGCACCTCGCGGACGTCGCCGGCCTCGATGACCAGGCCGACCATGGTGCGGCTCTTCTCGCGGATGAGGTGGTGGTGCACCGCGGACGTGAGCAGCAGCGACGGGATGGGCGCCAGCGTGGTGTCGGAGTGGCGGTCGGACAGCACGATGATGCGCGCGCCGGCCTCGATGGCCTTCGAGGCCTCGGCGCAGATCTCCGCCAGCCGCCTGCCGAGCTCCGCTCCCCCGCCCGCGACGTCGTACAGGCCGCGGATGACGTGCGTGGCGTAGCCGGGCAGGTTGCCGTCGCGGTTGATGTGGATGATCTTGGCGAGTTGATCGTTGTCGATGACCGGGAACGGCAGCACGAGCTGGCGGCACGACGCCGGGCCGGGGTCGAGCAGATTGCCCTCGGGACCGATGGTGCCGGCCAGCGACGTCACCAGCTCTTCGCGGATGGCGTCGAGCGGCGGGTTCGTGACCTGCGCGAACAGCTGCGAGAAGTAGTCGAACAGCAGCCGCGGCCGGTTCGACAGCGCCGCGATGGGCGTATCGGTGCCCATCGATCCGATGGGCTCGGCCCCGGCCTTGGCCATGGGCGCGAGCAGCA
This genomic window contains:
- the gltB gene encoding glutamate synthase large subunit, translated to MRLTPATQGLYDPKFEHDACGVAFVATLDGVASRAIVDRGLTALSNLDHRGASGAEPDSGDGAGILLQVPDAFCRAVAGVELPAAGHYATGLVFIPDDDAQDAQVVEATARYAAEEGLTVLAWREVPTTPGLLGATARSTLPRIRQLFVADIDDARTSGIELDRKAFALRKRLERSAGAYFPSLSSRTIVYKGMLTTGQLEPFFPDLSDERLASAIAVVHSRFSTNTFPSWPLAHPYRFVAHNGEINTVQGNRNWMRARESELASEVIGGDLSRLYPVIAPDGSDSASFDEVLELLHLGGRSLPHAVRMMIPEAWENHQGIPKARRDFFEFHSTIMEPWDGPAAVVFTDGSLVGAVLDRNGLRPGRYWITDDGLVVLASEAGVLELDPATVVRKGRLEPGRMFLVDVDGHKVMDDDEVMDDLAAQEPYGEWLHAGLIRLGDLPEREHVVHTHASVTRRQQTFGYTEEELRLLLAPMAKAGAEPIGSMGTDTPIAALSNRPRLLFDYFSQLFAQVTNPPLDAIREELVTSLAGTIGPEGNLLDPGPASCRQLVLPFPVIDNDQLAKIIHINRDGNLPGYATHVIRGLYDVAGGGAELGRRLAEICAEASKAIEAGARIIVLSDRHSDTTLAPIPSLLLTSAVHHHLIREKSRTMVGLVIEAGDVREVHHVALLIGYGAGAVNPYLAMESVEDLVRQGTLLPDVSPEKAVANLIKALGKGVLKVMSKMGVSTVASYTGAQIFEAVGLAKDVVDRHFTGTTSRLGGIGLDAVAEEVRRRHARAYPRGGSATRHRKLEVGGEYQWRREGEPHLFDPETVFRLQHSTRAGRYDVFKQYTRQVNEQSSRLMTLRGLFTLRTGERPPVPLDEVEPVSAIVRRFSTGAMSYGSISKEAHETLAIAMNRLGAKSNTGEGGEDTDRLHDPERRSAIKQVASGRFGVTSDYLSNADDIQIKMAQGAKPGEGGQLPGHKVYPWVARTRHSTPGVGLISPPPHHDIYSIEDLKQLIHDLKNANPAARIHVKLVAEVGVGTVAAGVSKAHADVVLISGHDGGTGAAPLTSLKHAGGPWELGLAETQQTLLLNGLRDRIVVQTDGQLKTGRDVVVAALLGAEEYGFATAPLVVSGCIMMRVCHLDTCPVGVATQNPELRKKFTGRPEFIVNFFEYIAEEVREYLAELGFRSLDEAIGRADLLDTEAAVGHWKAAGLDLSPILHVPELPDGAARRQVVGQDHGLEKALDNQLITLATDALEHGEPVQMRLEVRNVNRTVGTMLGHEVTKRTGGAGLPDDTIDVTFTGSAGQSFGAFLPAGVTLRLEGDVNDYLAKGLSGGRVVVRPDRAAPFAAEENIIAGNVAAYGATGGELFVRGVVGERFCVRNSGATAVVEGVGDHALEYMTGGTVVILGRTGRNIAAGMSGGTAFILDLDTSQVNPDMVEVETPDAGALTQLHAVIQKYRDETGSAVAEELLADWALAQARFSLIMPTDYKRVLAAKAAAERDGRDVDVAIMEAAHG